In a genomic window of Acidobacteriota bacterium:
- a CDS encoding SDR family NAD(P)-dependent oxidoreductase: MAGATGAIGGAVARSLAGEGASLVLLGQDEARLREIEAELEAGAAAVRTVAGDLTGESAVEAAGAAAAQLGDGVDLLVHAAGAFRAGSVESAPAGDLDLQFAVNVRAPYLLTQRLLPALRARRGLVVFVNSTAGLGAGAGSAAYAASKHALRAVADGLRAEVNADGVRVLSVYPGRTRGRMQREVCRSLGQRYDAERFLDPADVATAIVDAAALPPSAELYDLRLRPASKPRL; this comes from the coding sequence GTGGCCGGGGCCACCGGCGCGATCGGCGGAGCGGTCGCCCGGTCGCTCGCCGGGGAAGGGGCGTCCCTGGTGCTCCTGGGCCAGGACGAGGCGCGGCTCCGGGAGATCGAGGCCGAGCTCGAAGCAGGCGCCGCCGCCGTTCGGACCGTCGCGGGGGACCTCACTGGCGAGTCGGCGGTCGAGGCGGCGGGCGCCGCCGCGGCGCAACTCGGCGACGGCGTCGACCTCCTCGTCCACGCCGCCGGCGCCTTCCGGGCGGGCTCCGTCGAATCGGCGCCGGCCGGGGACCTCGACCTCCAGTTCGCCGTCAACGTCCGCGCTCCGTACCTTCTGACCCAACGTCTGTTGCCGGCGCTTCGTGCCCGCCGTGGCCTGGTCGTCTTCGTCAACTCGACGGCGGGTCTCGGGGCGGGCGCCGGCAGCGCCGCCTACGCCGCGAGCAAGCACGCCCTGCGGGCGGTCGCCGACGGCCTGCGCGCCGAAGTGAACGCCGACGGCGTCCGGGTGCTGAGCGTCTACCCCGGCAGGACCCGCGGCCGGATGCAGCGGGAGGTCTGCCGGAGTCTCGGCCAGCGCTACGACGCCGAGCGCTTCCTCGACCCCGCGGACGTGGCGACGGCGATCGTCGACGCCGCCGCGCTGCCGCCGTCGGCCGAGCTCTACGACCTGCGGCTCAGGCCAGCGAGCAAGCCGCGGCTGTAG
- a CDS encoding sulfatase, with protein sequence MRPRLAGVHLSLALGAAALWTGCAEAPPVHRGPIVLITIDALRADLVGTGLLPNLDRLAAEADWSGTAITTSSWTVPSMASLFTGQQPWRHGSWHSARAHLRDDVPTLPEVLRELGYENAAFRSNSWLTQTFGYVRGFDRFGPVSRMERVTEILAGLDGGPQFVWMHLLPPHAPYRRHARYLDRLDAPRDDLPERITPLDMRPFADPERPLDADQRERAWQLYQLTAAHADSQVGEMLDALRDSGHFDEALIAVTSDHGEEFGENGQVLHGNNLHRVLIEVPLIVKLPVGWPRAIDPGATVANHRLFSTLIEAAGGTPPRGSPPSLFEPSTDGALSELYLGNGVNRMSLVEGDRQLMWTSRFAPAEERYYDAMLALAGAEPPSPLPEAPEELTARLEREFENAPPLMGAPGTRPGLQAFDWGADGTVEPGAAEDDFARRLQERWQAENGSDLAARLAERGEPEISPEEMERLRALGYVVTSRKPAADGE encoded by the coding sequence ATGAGGCCGCGCCTAGCCGGAGTCCACCTGTCGCTAGCGCTCGGCGCCGCGGCCCTGTGGACGGGCTGCGCCGAGGCGCCGCCGGTTCACCGCGGGCCTATCGTGCTGATCACCATCGACGCGTTGCGCGCCGACCTGGTCGGCACCGGGCTGCTGCCGAACCTGGATCGCCTCGCAGCCGAGGCGGACTGGTCCGGTACGGCGATCACGACGTCGAGCTGGACGGTGCCGTCCATGGCGTCGCTGTTCACCGGCCAGCAACCCTGGCGTCACGGCAGTTGGCACAGCGCCCGTGCCCACCTGCGCGACGACGTGCCGACGCTGCCCGAGGTCCTCCGTGAGCTCGGCTACGAGAACGCGGCCTTCCGTTCGAACAGTTGGCTCACCCAGACCTTCGGCTATGTCCGCGGCTTCGACCGCTTCGGCCCCGTGAGCCGGATGGAACGGGTCACGGAGATCCTGGCGGGGCTCGACGGCGGTCCCCAGTTCGTGTGGATGCACCTGCTGCCGCCGCACGCGCCCTACCGCCGCCACGCCCGCTATCTCGACCGCCTGGACGCGCCGCGCGACGATCTGCCGGAGCGAATCACCCCGCTCGACATGCGGCCGTTCGCGGACCCGGAAAGACCACTCGACGCGGATCAACGGGAAAGGGCCTGGCAGCTCTATCAATTGACCGCCGCCCACGCGGACAGCCAGGTCGGCGAGATGCTGGACGCGCTGCGTGACAGCGGACACTTCGACGAAGCCCTGATCGCCGTGACCTCCGACCACGGGGAGGAGTTCGGCGAGAACGGCCAGGTTCTGCACGGCAACAATCTGCATCGCGTGTTGATCGAGGTTCCCCTGATCGTCAAGCTGCCGGTGGGCTGGCCCCGTGCCATCGACCCCGGCGCGACCGTCGCCAACCACCGCCTGTTCTCCACGCTGATCGAAGCCGCCGGCGGGACGCCGCCGCGCGGCAGTCCGCCCAGCCTGTTCGAACCCAGCACGGACGGAGCGTTGTCCGAGCTCTACCTGGGCAACGGCGTGAACCGGATGTCCCTGGTCGAGGGCGATCGCCAGCTCATGTGGACCAGCCGTTTCGCACCCGCCGAGGAGCGCTACTACGACGCGATGCTGGCGCTCGCGGGCGCTGAGCCGCCATCGCCGCTGCCGGAAGCGCCGGAGGAACTGACGGCTCGCCTCGAACGTGAGTTCGAGAACGCGCCGCCGCTGATGGGGGCGCCCGGCACGCGGCCCGGGCTCCAGGCCTTCGACTGGGGCGCCGACGGCACAGTCGAGCCGGGCGCCGCGGAAGACGACTTCGCGCGCCGACTGCAGGAGCGCTGGCAGGCGGAGAACGGTTCCGACCTGGCCGCCCGGCTCGCCGAACGCGGCGAGCCCGAGATCAGCCCGGAAGAGATGGAACGGCTTCGCGCGCTGGGTTACGTCGTGACGTCGCGCAAGCCGGCGGCGGACGGCGAGTAG
- a CDS encoding glycosyltransferase 87 family protein, which yields MRSTIRALSARFQARLRDREGLFASRTATVTLAALSLFLLAVPLTIGKPGQPATLKADEPAYYLMALSLARDLDLSYEPADGDRLLEEFPFTSTGNLILMTSDGWQTVHYGKPLAYPLFGAPFAALWGANGLLFFNMALFVAMLWMAAMFLARRASPAVAAAFACGLLLLSACSRYVFWLQPEVLNMFGVFGALYWGFENRRRAWWLTALSGVLLALPAYNKPMFAAIALPLAGAFLLRRQWRTAALWIAGFAGTLALLSAMSLGWTGQLLPYLGSDVRAAVRVCEPGGWPAEIVEARRVAEGQAPTTGEAAATVTIPESPTGNTFSWLFRVPRQSFGEIVENAGYFLVGRHAGLLPYHPFAALAFGLFLFSGRRDRDRWLLVLGLAVIAGYFLLFIGWNWQGGGGFIGNRYFVSVMPAFLFLVPGRIPPWTLPAGGLAAGLFTGAMVLAPFGVTVPAPTLQAHTRNAPLRYLPFEFSLRNVPGYERRSIAGMRILGRADRVLERGGAWWVAARGPSELFLESRHRFDSLTLFVTSPVAPNRVRLRLDGGPAVDVEFAEAGRRQRVTLHSRKPHRARRRDGQRSYVHRLRVETTRGAPTTWTRVRPPAPCAVYAWNRETEETFYLGAELRLLASEEHMNADVFAARIGTVGLMPATLPAGAEVELPVGVTNESQVTWRRQGYVGVNLASRWRQGIATGEGEEAGPRIAPEGRRSLLPELAPGGFETVMLRVRAPDEPGDYTLEIDLVYEQVAWFEQRGGVPLRLPIRVEAAGAPE from the coding sequence GTGAGGAGCACGATCCGGGCACTGTCCGCGCGCTTCCAGGCCCGGCTCCGGGACCGCGAGGGACTCTTCGCGAGCCGCACCGCGACTGTGACGCTGGCGGCCCTGAGTCTCTTCCTGCTGGCTGTGCCGCTGACGATCGGCAAACCCGGTCAACCGGCGACGCTCAAGGCGGACGAGCCCGCCTACTACCTGATGGCGCTCAGCCTCGCTCGCGACCTCGACCTGAGCTACGAGCCGGCGGACGGCGACCGGCTGCTCGAGGAGTTTCCGTTCACGTCGACCGGCAACCTGATCCTGATGACCTCGGACGGATGGCAGACCGTCCACTACGGCAAGCCGCTGGCCTACCCGCTGTTCGGCGCGCCCTTCGCCGCCCTGTGGGGCGCGAACGGGCTGCTGTTCTTCAACATGGCGCTCTTCGTCGCCATGCTGTGGATGGCCGCGATGTTCCTGGCGCGGCGGGCCTCGCCCGCGGTCGCCGCCGCCTTCGCCTGCGGCCTGCTGCTGCTCTCGGCCTGCTCGCGCTACGTGTTCTGGCTCCAGCCGGAGGTGCTCAACATGTTCGGCGTCTTCGGCGCCCTCTACTGGGGCTTCGAGAACCGCCGGCGCGCGTGGTGGCTGACCGCTCTCTCCGGCGTGTTGCTGGCGTTGCCGGCCTACAACAAGCCGATGTTCGCCGCGATCGCGCTGCCGCTGGCCGGCGCCTTCCTGCTGCGGCGGCAGTGGCGGACGGCCGCCCTCTGGATCGCCGGCTTCGCGGGCACGCTGGCGCTGCTGTCCGCGATGTCGCTCGGCTGGACCGGCCAGCTCCTGCCCTACCTGGGCTCCGACGTGCGGGCGGCGGTCCGCGTCTGCGAGCCGGGCGGCTGGCCGGCGGAGATCGTCGAGGCGCGCCGGGTCGCCGAAGGCCAGGCCCCGACCACCGGCGAAGCGGCGGCCACGGTCACGATCCCCGAGTCGCCGACCGGCAACACGTTCTCCTGGCTCTTCCGCGTTCCCCGCCAGTCGTTCGGCGAGATCGTCGAGAACGCCGGCTACTTCCTGGTCGGCCGCCATGCCGGCCTGCTGCCCTACCACCCGTTCGCGGCCCTCGCCTTCGGTTTGTTCCTGTTCAGCGGCCGCCGGGACCGGGACCGCTGGCTGCTGGTCCTCGGGCTGGCCGTGATCGCCGGCTACTTCCTGCTGTTCATCGGCTGGAACTGGCAGGGCGGCGGCGGCTTCATCGGAAACCGCTACTTCGTCAGCGTGATGCCGGCCTTCCTGTTCCTCGTGCCCGGCCGGATCCCGCCCTGGACGCTGCCGGCCGGCGGGCTCGCCGCCGGCCTGTTCACCGGCGCGATGGTGCTCGCGCCCTTCGGCGTCACCGTGCCCGCGCCGACGCTGCAGGCGCACACCCGCAACGCGCCGCTGCGCTATCTGCCGTTCGAGTTCTCGTTGCGCAACGTGCCCGGCTACGAGCGGAGGAGCATCGCGGGCATGCGGATCCTGGGCCGTGCCGACCGGGTGCTGGAGCGCGGCGGTGCCTGGTGGGTCGCCGCCCGCGGTCCGAGCGAGCTGTTCCTCGAGTCCCGGCACCGGTTCGACAGCCTGACGCTCTTCGTCACCTCGCCCGTGGCGCCGAACCGTGTGCGCCTGCGCCTCGACGGCGGTCCGGCGGTCGACGTGGAGTTCGCCGAGGCCGGCCGGCGCCAGCGCGTGACCCTGCACTCCCGAAAGCCGCACAGGGCGAGGAGGCGCGACGGCCAACGCAGCTACGTCCACCGCCTGCGCGTCGAGACCACCCGCGGCGCGCCGACCACCTGGACCAGGGTGCGGCCGCCGGCCCCCTGCGCCGTCTACGCCTGGAACCGCGAGACCGAAGAGACCTTCTACCTCGGCGCCGAACTGCGGCTCCTCGCCAGCGAAGAGCACATGAACGCTGACGTCTTCGCGGCCCGGATCGGCACGGTCGGCCTGATGCCGGCCACGCTGCCCGCCGGGGCGGAGGTCGAACTCCCGGTCGGCGTGACGAACGAGTCCCAGGTGACCTGGCGCCGCCAGGGCTACGTGGGGGTGAACCTCGCGTCCCGCTGGCGGCAGGGGATTGCGACGGGTGAAGGCGAAGAGGCCGGTCCCCGGATCGCCCCGGAAGGCCGGCGCAGCCTGCTGCCGGAGCTGGCGCCCGGCGGCTTCGAGACGGTGATGCTGCGGGTGCGGGCACCGGACGAGCCGGGCGACTACACGCTGGAGATCGACCTCGTCTACGAGCAGGTCGCCTGGTTCGAGCAGCGCGGCGGCGTACCGCTGCGGCTGCCGATCCGGGTGGAGGCGGCCGGCGCGCCGGAGTGA